In one Babylonia areolata isolate BAREFJ2019XMU chromosome 14, ASM4173473v1, whole genome shotgun sequence genomic region, the following are encoded:
- the LOC143289760 gene encoding small ribosomal subunit protein uS7 produces MAEDWAEEAVQQAQVAEIPEIKLFGKWSADDVQIGDISLQDYISVKEKYAKYLPHSAGRYQVKRFRKAQCPIVERLACSLMMHGRNNGKKLLAVRIVRHAFEIIHLLTGENPLQVVVNAIINSGPREDSTRIGRAGTVRRQAVDVSPLRRVNQAMWLLCTGAREAAFRNIKTIAECLADELINAAKGSSNSHAIKKKDELERVAKSNR; encoded by the exons ATGGCGGAAGATTGGGCTGAAGAAGCTGTACAGCAGGCGCAGGTTGCTGAGATCCCAGAGATCAAGCTCTTTGGGAAATGGAGTGCCGATGATGTTCAGATTGGAGATATCTCTCTCCAG gattacATCTCTGTCAAGGAGAAGTATGCCAAGTACCTGCCCCACTCTGCAGGACGTTACCAGGTGAAGCGTTTCCGCAAGGCTCAGTGCCCCATCGTCGAACGTCTGGCCTGCAGTTTGATGATGCATGGCCGCAACAACGGCAAGAAGCTGCTGGCTGTCCGCATCGTGAGACATGCCTTTGAGATCATCCACCTCCTCACTGGAGAg aacccCCTGCAGGTGGTGGTGAACGCCATCATCAACAGCGGGCCCCGTGAAGACTCCACACGTATCGGGCGTGCGGGTACCGTGCGTCGTCAGGCTGTGGACGTGTCCCCTCTGCGCCGCGTCAACCAGGCCATGTGGCTGCTGTGCACCGGGGCCCGTGAGGCAGCCTTCCGCAACATCAAGACCATCGCCGAGTGTCTGGCTGATGAGCTGATCAACGCCGCCAAG gGCTCCTCCAACTCTCACGCCATCAAGAAGAAGGACGAACTGGAGCGTGTGGCCAAGTCCAACAGATAG